The following coding sequences are from one Nicotiana tomentosiformis chromosome 3, ASM39032v3, whole genome shotgun sequence window:
- the LOC104091408 gene encoding COP1-interactive protein 1, translated as MDIWVVAAAAGAGYIAQHWKDLLKSRHDFSESSLKSPSFLRTDSLPHMQQVLDNNCSSPVETPRKKLGECHDLEVASTSTLAGENLGMSCGSICDDINEPGYESLLPPSTTELAFSYGGNARKKSSLRSRRKIGHLIKPLNSLESCLMAQLYKEHGEVEDFIFTSNSSPWTPTARPFIVTDGSRIISRGTSNSLSTSRGAGHHKLQDSFSQLNTVFGVPQLPSVGSMELQGKAKVKDHSRRFSDFTKMNNERHGSLQGSSRGVLLFCLGISVGIISSFWKNRNEMDKLNELLRQSENLVQDLHEELEMKDSLTVEELAAEDCESQDTHNDSSNNGALHEPSPKGKLNKSSTNYDEDCQSQKTEEESMSKIEAELEAELERLELSMNSSKLEGKLAELDELDPGFVPDLAEGELRAELFSRQAKGQPYADQDGSATSTPRPVDYAVSPRELSLRLHEVLQSQLEERLKELEMALQNSERKVRYMEAELVSSWRDSSNSEGGSSSTHGSPVTKVEQRPADQPVVINLSGEALDAYNEAFDEFTRLNESEEEDIAVVSEVKDSNHQENSRSHERDFDWIENGRTNDESEDGDDEMEKLLIRHIVEKARKGSPAVLNVQRALFSLDDNEH; from the exons ATGGATATTTGGGTTGTGGCTGCAGCTGCCGGTGCTGGTTATATTGCCCAGCATTGGAAGGATCTCTTAAAAAGCAGACATGATTTTTCAGAATCGTCTCTTAAGTCTCCTAGTTTTCTAAGAACTGACTCATTACCGCATATGCAGCAAGTTCTGGATAATAATTGTTCCTCCCCTGTAGAGACACCGAGAAAGAAACTAGGTGAATGTCATGATCTAGAAGTGGCTTCCACTAGCACTTTGGCTGGTGAAAACCTAGGGATGTCGTGTGGAAGCATATGTGATGACATTAATGAACCGGGATATGAGTCATTACTTCCCCCTTCTACGACTGAATTGGCCTTTTCTTATGGTGGTAATGCAAGGAAAAAGAGCAGCCTCAGGAGTAGAAGAAAAATTGGGCATCTTATAAAGCCTCTAAATTCTCTAGAAAGTTGTCTCATGGCTCAATTATACAAGGAACATGGTGAAGTTGAGGACTTTATTTTTACTTCAAACTCTTCCCCATGGACACCAACAGCGAGGCCATTTATAGTTACCGATGGAAGCAGAATTATAAGCAGAGGTACTTCTAATTCCTTAAGTACCTCAAGAGGCGCTGGACATCATAAGCTGCAGGATAGCTTTTCACAATTGAATACTGTATTTGGAGTCCCTCAACTACCTAGCGTTGGATCTATGGAGCTCCAGGGAAAAGCCAAGGTGAAGGATCATTCCAGAAGATTTAGTGATTTCACTAAAATGAACAATGAGAGACACGGCAGTTTACAAG GATCATCTCGTGGTGTGCTGCTTTTCTGTCTTGGAATATCTGTGGGCATAATATCTTCTTTCTGGAAAAATAGAAATGAAATGGATAAATTAAATGAGTTGCTGAGACAGTCAGAGAATTTGGTTCAAGATCTACATGAGGAACTTGAGATGAAAGATTCATTAACTGTGGAAGAGCTTGCCGCTGAAGATTGTGAGTCACAAGATACACATAATGATTCTTCAAACAATGGAGCTTTACATGAACCTTCCCCTAAAGGGAAGTTGAATAAGTCGTCAACAAATTACGATGAGGACTGTCAAAGCCAGAAGACAGAGGAAGAATCTATGAGTAAAATTGAAGCAGAGCTTGAAGCTGAACTGGAGAGGTTAGAATTAAGTATGAACTCGTCTAAGTTGGAGGGGAAACTCGCAGAACTAGATGAG CTTGATCCAGGCTTTGTGCCAGATCTAGCCGAGGGGGAGTTAAGAGCTGAACTCTTTAGTAGACAGGCCAAAGGTCAACCTTATGCAGATCAGGATGGTAGTGCAACCTCGACCCCTCGTCCTGTTGACTATGCTGTCTCGCCAAGAGAGCTGAGCTTACGGCTGCATGAAGTCCTTCAATCACAATTAGAAGAACGCCTCAAGGAACTTGAGATGGCACTTCAGAACAGTGAAAGGAAAGTTCGGTATATGGAAGCAGAACTTGTAAGTTCTTGGAGGGATTCCTCAAACAGTGAAGGGGGTTCTTCTTCCACCCATGGTAGTCCTGTAACTAAAGTTGAACAACGTCCAGCAGATCAGCCCGTGGTAATCAATTTATCCGGGGAAGCTTTAGATGCATATAACGAGGCTTTTGATGAGTTCACAAGGTTAAATGAGTCAGAGGAAGAGGATATTGCTGTTGTATCAGAGGTTAAGGACAGCAACCACCAAGAAAACTCGCGGTCACATGAACGAGACTTTGACTGGATTGAGAATGGTAGGACGAATGATGAAAGTGAAGATGGTGATGATGAGATGGAAAAGTTGTTAATTAGGCATATTGTTGAGAAAGCCAGGAAAGGCTCTCCAGCAGTTTTAAATGTGCAGAGAGCTTTGTTCTCACTTGATGATAATGAACATTGA